The following are encoded in a window of Ensifer adhaerens genomic DNA:
- a CDS encoding PQQ-dependent sugar dehydrogenase, which produces MQNRFPCAAVVILLTAALLAGCANVSARQTASNTGKVGYGSDPVLPKPRPTVIPTVNIADATGWRGGEHPLAAKGLKVNAFATNFDHPRWLRVLPNGDVLVAESNAPAKHDEGFSLKKVFMSAAMKRAGAATPSANRITLLRDTDGDGVADLRTTFAEGLNSPFGMTLSRGKLYVANTDALVAFPYSNGQTRITAPPQKIADLPAGDLNHHWTKDVIASPDGRKLYVTVGSNSNVAENGMAVERHRAAVLEIDKASGHMRPFASGLRNPNGLSWNPQNGKLWVAVNERDELGDDLVPDYMTSVRDGAFYGWPYSYFGQNVDTRVRPQRPDLVARAIKPDYALGAHTASLGLVFSRGSSLGPTYSNGAFVGQHGSWNRSVPSGYKVIFVPFLNGKPSGRPKDVLTGFVGKGGSAMGRPVGVVIDKTGSLLVADDVGNVVWRVSRE; this is translated from the coding sequence ATGCAAAACCGTTTCCCGTGTGCGGCAGTCGTCATCCTCCTAACCGCTGCTTTACTGGCGGGTTGCGCCAACGTCTCAGCCAGGCAGACAGCGAGCAACACCGGCAAGGTTGGATACGGTTCGGATCCGGTTCTGCCAAAACCACGCCCAACCGTGATCCCGACGGTCAACATCGCCGATGCGACCGGGTGGCGGGGCGGAGAACATCCACTCGCTGCCAAAGGATTGAAGGTCAACGCCTTTGCGACGAATTTTGACCATCCGCGCTGGCTGCGCGTCCTTCCCAACGGTGACGTTCTGGTGGCCGAAAGCAATGCTCCGGCCAAACACGACGAGGGCTTCAGCCTGAAGAAGGTCTTCATGAGCGCGGCCATGAAGCGCGCTGGCGCCGCCACACCAAGCGCAAACAGGATCACGCTGCTTCGCGACACCGATGGCGACGGGGTGGCCGACCTGCGGACCACGTTCGCCGAAGGTCTCAACTCGCCTTTCGGCATGACGCTGTCGCGGGGCAAGCTCTATGTCGCCAACACCGACGCTCTCGTCGCCTTCCCCTATTCGAACGGACAGACCCGGATCACGGCGCCGCCGCAAAAGATCGCGGATCTACCGGCCGGCGATCTCAATCACCATTGGACCAAGGATGTGATCGCAAGCCCGGACGGCCGCAAGCTCTACGTTACGGTCGGCTCCAACAGCAATGTTGCCGAAAACGGCATGGCCGTCGAACGGCACCGTGCAGCCGTGCTCGAGATCGACAAGGCAAGCGGCCACATGCGCCCCTTCGCCTCGGGCCTGCGCAATCCCAACGGGCTCTCCTGGAACCCTCAGAATGGAAAGCTGTGGGTCGCGGTCAACGAACGCGACGAACTCGGTGACGATCTCGTCCCGGACTACATGACATCCGTGCGCGATGGCGCCTTCTATGGCTGGCCATACAGCTACTTCGGCCAGAACGTCGACACCCGCGTCAGGCCGCAGCGTCCTGACCTCGTCGCAAGGGCCATCAAGCCCGACTACGCGCTGGGCGCCCACACGGCATCATTGGGACTGGTATTCTCGAGGGGCTCGTCGCTCGGCCCCACCTATTCGAACGGCGCATTCGTTGGACAGCATGGCTCCTGGAACCGAAGCGTACCCAGCGGCTACAAGGTCATCTTCGTCCCGTTTTTGAATGGCAAGCCCAGCGGCCGGCCAAAAGATGTCCTCACCGGGTTCGTCGGCAAAGGCGGCAGCGCCATGGGGCGCCCGGTCGGCGTGGTAATCGATAAGACGGGTAGTTTGCTGGTTGCCGACGATGTCGGCAATGTCGTGTGGCGTGTCAGCAGAGAATGA
- a CDS encoding phosphotransferase family protein, protein MPLQRIVAELGLPSEPAAVLIGSGQNSVAYELDGRILRLPRHCGAERDLVREAAALRAVRPLLPVPVPDLEVRRIDGQFVSLHAKILGEPLSDLTGFRIGAQRVLAADLAAFLKALHSLPIDSVEAEPAGASSSEWNGLLAQCEAVAFPLLSPDVVTALRKRFSDFLATCDALPQCLIHGDFGTGNILVDRGRLSGVIDFSGCGLGDPAYDFASLAAGLGDPFVDLVLAHFSPDTAARDRMGFYRMTFPLLDILYGVENRDPETVRAGVHAFAA, encoded by the coding sequence ATGCCCCTTCAGAGGATCGTTGCGGAACTTGGCTTGCCATCCGAGCCTGCGGCTGTCCTGATCGGCTCGGGGCAGAACTCGGTGGCCTACGAGCTTGACGGCAGGATCCTTCGATTACCGCGTCATTGCGGCGCTGAACGCGACCTGGTGCGCGAAGCCGCGGCGCTTCGCGCGGTGCGGCCGCTTCTCCCGGTGCCGGTACCTGATCTTGAGGTGCGCCGCATCGACGGCCAATTCGTCTCGCTGCACGCCAAGATCTTGGGCGAACCGCTTTCGGACCTGACCGGCTTCAGGATAGGCGCACAGAGGGTTTTGGCCGCGGATCTTGCCGCCTTTCTAAAGGCTCTGCATTCGCTCCCCATCGACAGCGTGGAGGCCGAGCCTGCCGGGGCGTCTTCATCCGAGTGGAATGGCCTTTTGGCGCAATGCGAAGCAGTGGCCTTTCCTCTGCTTTCGCCTGATGTCGTCACCGCTCTGCGGAAGCGCTTTTCCGACTTTTTAGCGACCTGCGACGCGCTTCCGCAGTGCCTTATTCACGGGGATTTTGGGACCGGAAACATTCTCGTCGATCGCGGCAGACTTTCAGGCGTCATCGATTTCTCCGGCTGCGGCCTCGGCGACCCAGCTTACGATTTTGCGAGCCTCGCGGCAGGGCTTGGTGACCCGTTCGTCGACCTGGTGCTCGCGCACTTTTCCCCAGACACGGCGGCAAGGGATCGTATGGGTTTTTATCGAATGACCTTTCCGCTTCTCGACATTCTGTACGGCGTCGAAAACCGCGACCCGGAGACAGTCCGCGCGGGCGTGCACGCCTTTGCGGCGTAG
- the istA gene encoding IS21 family transposase: protein MDVETGTKISARLARREAMLEPDEVTAMLRLKKLGWGTRRIAAELGCSRTTVQRYIETGGWRGYRRARRETQLSKHEAWVRERFFRHGGNADVVRQDLARELGIEVSLRTVERAVAGYRQQLAASALATMRFETPPGHQIQIDFGEKRMEIGGEKVRVYIFVATLGYSRRTYATAFLHDRQSAWFDGMEAAFRHFGGVTSEVLLDNAAALVTRHDAVTREVVFNDRLHAFSRYWDFRPRACAPYRARTKGKDERGVGYVKHNALAGHSFDSMEGLHLHLAWWMRTVADLRCHGTTGEPPLERFVRDEAMTLHPLNGRPPFRQIRELLRKVHADCAVEVDTNAYSVPWRLIGEIVEVTISGGQVRVFHAGQLVASHAESHGRHRRLTDPAHFVGVSGFGMPVKQAAQADPPAPKLPELLRPLSEYERLIGGQW from the coding sequence ATGGACGTTGAGACAGGTACGAAGATCTCCGCGAGATTGGCGCGGAGAGAAGCGATGCTCGAACCGGACGAGGTGACTGCGATGCTGCGGCTCAAGAAGCTGGGGTGGGGCACGCGGCGGATCGCGGCGGAGCTGGGATGCTCGCGCACGACGGTACAGCGATACATCGAGACGGGTGGCTGGCGCGGGTATCGGCGAGCCCGCCGGGAAACGCAGCTCTCGAAGCATGAAGCGTGGGTCCGTGAGCGGTTCTTTCGCCATGGCGGCAATGCTGATGTCGTGCGGCAGGATCTGGCTCGAGAACTCGGCATTGAGGTCAGTCTGCGCACGGTTGAGCGAGCGGTCGCGGGGTATCGGCAGCAGTTGGCGGCATCGGCTTTAGCGACGATGCGCTTCGAGACACCGCCAGGCCATCAGATACAGATCGATTTTGGCGAGAAGCGAATGGAGATCGGAGGCGAGAAAGTCCGCGTCTACATCTTCGTGGCAACGCTTGGCTATTCGCGTCGCACATACGCGACGGCGTTTCTCCACGACCGTCAGTCTGCCTGGTTCGATGGGATGGAGGCAGCCTTCAGGCATTTTGGCGGTGTCACAAGCGAGGTCCTTCTCGATAATGCTGCGGCATTGGTAACACGGCACGACGCGGTGACCCGCGAGGTCGTGTTCAACGATCGGCTGCATGCCTTCTCCCGCTATTGGGACTTCCGTCCTCGCGCATGTGCACCATACCGGGCTCGTACCAAAGGCAAGGACGAGCGAGGCGTCGGGTATGTGAAGCACAACGCACTTGCCGGACACAGCTTTGACAGCATGGAAGGCCTTCACCTGCACCTTGCGTGGTGGATGCGCACGGTTGCCGATCTTCGATGCCATGGCACGACAGGCGAACCACCACTTGAGCGCTTTGTCCGCGACGAAGCTATGACGCTACACCCACTAAATGGCAGGCCGCCATTTCGTCAGATCCGAGAACTGCTGCGCAAGGTCCACGCCGATTGCGCCGTTGAGGTCGACACCAACGCCTACTCAGTCCCGTGGCGGCTCATCGGCGAGATTGTCGAGGTGACGATCAGCGGTGGCCAGGTCCGCGTATTCCATGCTGGTCAGCTTGTCGCGAGCCACGCCGAGTCACACGGGCGTCATCGTCGCCTGACGGATCCCGCCCATTTTGTCGGCGTCAGCGGCTTCGGCATGCCTGTCAAGCAAGCCGCGCAGGCCGATCCGCCCGCTCCCAAGCTGCCCGAACTTCTTCGCCCACTGTCGGAATATGAGCGGTTGATCGGAGGGCAATGGTGA
- a CDS encoding DUF763 domain-containing protein: protein MVQRAGSADLPLHGGRVPPWLGDRMTKLGTIIAEAIVIEYGRDEFLRRLAHPFWFQSFGCVMGMDWHSSGITTSVIGALKRGLAPRSQDLGISVCGGRGRHSRQTPDELIAIGNRVGIDGAGLAATSRLVAKVDSAAVQDGFDLYLHGFIVADDGKWVVVQQGMNGDKRQARRYHWLSEGVSSFVDSPHAAIEGKGQGEIVNLADRRAAASRHGQLELLASLGPDRIVREVVALDPKVKPKEADQPLLPHLVMPAHHDVREENVNMRRLHATLSAAADRGPEDFERLLMVPGVGARTINALAMVAEVVHGAPCRFADPARFSLAHGGKDRHPFPVPLKVYDHTIAVMRSAVTKARLGLGEELEALKRLDDQARQLERYATGPDLKEIVAGEFRHSPEWGGRSVFGWEETGGSAEQKSLEPTPSNAHRQAR from the coding sequence ATGGTTCAGCGAGCTGGAAGTGCAGATCTCCCTCTTCATGGCGGCAGGGTTCCCCCGTGGCTCGGCGATCGCATGACGAAGCTCGGGACGATCATCGCCGAAGCCATCGTCATCGAATACGGCCGTGACGAGTTTCTGCGCCGTCTGGCCCATCCTTTCTGGTTCCAGTCCTTCGGCTGCGTCATGGGCATGGATTGGCACTCATCCGGCATCACCACCAGCGTCATCGGCGCTCTCAAGCGCGGTCTCGCTCCTCGTTCGCAGGATCTCGGGATAAGCGTCTGCGGCGGTCGCGGACGACATTCGCGGCAGACGCCAGACGAACTGATCGCCATCGGCAACCGCGTCGGCATCGATGGTGCCGGCCTTGCGGCCACCAGCCGGCTTGTTGCAAAGGTCGATAGTGCCGCGGTCCAGGACGGCTTCGACCTCTACCTGCACGGTTTCATCGTCGCTGACGATGGCAAATGGGTGGTGGTACAGCAAGGCATGAACGGCGATAAACGCCAGGCCCGGCGCTATCATTGGTTGTCGGAGGGCGTTTCCAGCTTCGTCGACTCTCCCCATGCGGCGATCGAGGGAAAAGGTCAGGGGGAAATCGTCAATCTCGCAGACAGACGGGCTGCCGCATCACGCCACGGGCAGCTTGAGCTTTTGGCATCGCTTGGGCCTGACCGAATTGTCCGGGAAGTCGTCGCTCTGGATCCAAAGGTTAAACCGAAGGAGGCCGATCAGCCGTTGCTCCCACATCTCGTGATGCCGGCACATCACGACGTACGGGAGGAAAACGTCAACATGCGACGGCTGCATGCGACACTTTCTGCGGCTGCCGATCGCGGGCCGGAAGATTTCGAGCGGCTTTTGATGGTTCCGGGCGTCGGTGCCCGTACGATCAACGCGCTCGCGATGGTGGCTGAAGTCGTTCATGGCGCGCCTTGCCGTTTCGCCGATCCGGCCCGGTTTTCGCTTGCGCACGGTGGCAAGGACCGCCATCCGTTTCCCGTGCCCCTCAAGGTGTACGACCACACGATCGCGGTCATGCGATCGGCCGTGACGAAAGCGCGGCTCGGACTTGGCGAGGAACTGGAGGCGCTGAAGCGCCTTGACGACCAGGCACGGCAGCTCGAAAGATACGCCACCGGCCCGGACCTCAAGGAAATTGTTGCCGGAGAGTTTCGCCACTCGCCCGAATGGGGCGGTCGCAGTGTGTTTGGATGGGAGGAGACTGGCGGATCGGCCGAGCAGAAGTCGCTGGAACCGACGCCGTCGAACGCTCACCGTCAGGCACGCTAG
- a CDS encoding NAD(P)/FAD-dependent oxidoreductase produces MLEKTPTTRVQAQLDALGAALETGRIDDAVNLFAEECYWRDLVAFTWNLKTVEGRDEVRDMLQAQLASAKPSNWRVAAGEEATEADGVLESWISFETATGRGYGLVRIKNGLIWTLLTALAELKGHEEKSGFTRPLGAKHGQNVGAKTWKEEREHEERTLGYETQPYVVIIGGGQGGIALGARLRQLGVPTIILEKNDRPGDSWRKRYKSLCLHDPVWYDHLPYIDFPKNWPVFAPKDKIGDWLEFYTKVMELNYWTRSTAKSAKWDEAAKEWTIVVDRDGEEVVLRPKQLVFATGMSGKANIPNFNGRERFVGDQHHSSQHPGPDGYKGKKVVVIGSNNSAHDICAALYEAGVDVTMIQRSTTHIVKSDTLMDIGLGGLYSEQALANGVTTGKADLIFASLPYRIMHEFQIPLYDKMRERDADFYAALEKAGFQLDWGADGSGLFMKYLRRGSGYYIDIGASQLIIDGKVKLAAGQVEEITETSIKLADGKEIPADVIVYATGYGSMNGWVADLIDQETADRVGKVWGLGSDTPKDPGPWEGEQRNMWKPTQQDALWFHGGNLHQSRHYSQYLSLQLKARLEGIQTPVYGLQSVHHKR; encoded by the coding sequence ATGCTCGAGAAGACCCCCACCACCCGCGTTCAGGCACAGCTTGATGCCCTTGGCGCTGCACTCGAAACCGGCCGTATCGACGATGCGGTCAACCTCTTTGCAGAGGAATGCTACTGGCGCGACCTCGTCGCCTTCACCTGGAACCTCAAGACTGTCGAAGGCCGGGACGAGGTGCGCGATATGCTTCAGGCACAGCTTGCCTCTGCAAAACCCTCCAACTGGCGCGTCGCCGCCGGCGAAGAAGCAACCGAGGCGGATGGCGTGCTTGAAAGCTGGATCTCGTTCGAGACTGCGACGGGACGCGGCTACGGCCTCGTGCGCATCAAGAACGGCCTGATCTGGACGCTGCTGACGGCACTGGCCGAACTCAAGGGCCACGAGGAGAAATCCGGCTTTACCCGGCCGCTTGGCGCCAAGCACGGCCAGAATGTCGGCGCGAAAACCTGGAAGGAGGAGCGCGAGCACGAGGAGCGCACGCTCGGCTATGAGACGCAACCCTATGTCGTGATCATCGGCGGCGGACAGGGCGGCATTGCGCTCGGGGCCCGGCTTCGCCAACTTGGCGTGCCCACCATCATCCTCGAAAAGAACGACCGGCCAGGCGACAGCTGGCGCAAGCGCTACAAGTCGCTCTGCCTGCATGACCCCGTCTGGTACGACCACCTGCCCTACATCGATTTCCCGAAGAACTGGCCGGTCTTCGCACCGAAGGACAAGATTGGCGACTGGCTGGAATTCTATACCAAGGTGATGGAGCTGAACTACTGGACACGCTCCACCGCCAAATCGGCAAAATGGGACGAAGCCGCGAAGGAATGGACCATCGTCGTTGACCGCGACGGTGAGGAAGTGGTGTTGCGGCCAAAGCAGCTCGTCTTTGCGACCGGCATGTCCGGCAAGGCCAACATTCCGAATTTCAACGGCCGTGAGCGCTTTGTTGGTGACCAGCATCATTCCTCGCAGCACCCGGGGCCGGATGGCTACAAGGGCAAGAAGGTCGTTGTGATCGGCTCAAACAATTCGGCCCACGACATCTGTGCCGCGCTGTACGAGGCGGGCGTCGACGTCACGATGATCCAGCGCTCGACGACCCATATCGTCAAGTCCGACACGCTGATGGATATCGGCCTCGGTGGGCTTTATTCGGAACAGGCGCTGGCCAACGGCGTAACGACGGGCAAGGCGGATCTCATCTTCGCGTCGCTTCCCTACCGGATCATGCACGAGTTCCAGATCCCGCTTTACGACAAGATGCGCGAGCGCGACGCCGATTTCTACGCGGCACTGGAAAAGGCCGGCTTCCAACTCGATTGGGGCGCGGATGGCTCAGGTCTCTTCATGAAGTACCTGCGCCGCGGGTCCGGATACTACATCGATATCGGCGCGTCGCAGCTGATCATCGATGGCAAGGTGAAGCTTGCCGCAGGACAGGTGGAAGAGATCACCGAAACCTCGATAAAACTGGCTGACGGCAAGGAGATCCCGGCCGACGTCATCGTCTATGCGACGGGCTACGGTTCGATGAATGGCTGGGTCGCCGATCTCATCGACCAGGAGACAGCCGACAGGGTCGGCAAGGTCTGGGGACTTGGCTCCGATACGCCGAAGGACCCCGGCCCCTGGGAGGGCGAGCAGCGCAACATGTGGAAGCCCACGCAACAGGATGCCCTGTGGTTCCATGGTGGTAACTTGCACCAATCGCGCCATTATTCGCAGTACCTGTCACTGCAACTGAAGGCACGATTGGAGGGTATTCAGACGCCGGTTTACGGTCTGCAAAGCGTCCATCACAAGCGCTGA
- a CDS encoding 2,3-butanediol dehydrogenase, producing MKALRFHAAKDLRIDDVDAPPAPGPGEVLVENRFCGICGTDLHEYAYGPIFIPKEPHPFTGAHGPQILGHEFGGVVKAIGEGVSHVKPGDRVSVQPLIMPRRGDYYADRGLFHLSANLALAGLSWHSGGMAEAALLNDYNVQPIPDALSDEEAALIEPTAVAVYACDRGSVTAGNSVLVTGAGPIGILVAMAARAAGASKIFLSDLNETRLSLAKEALREVRTINPKIEKVSDVVQAETEGGVGCDVAIECVGNEHALKNCASAVRKQGVVVQTGLHPGENPLNWFDVTFKDIDIRGSWAYPTHYWPRVARLIASGQIPARRIVTKHVSLSEAVSAGFDQLLDPAGTHLKILIDLKR from the coding sequence ATGAAAGCTCTGCGCTTTCACGCCGCCAAGGACCTACGCATTGACGATGTCGACGCTCCGCCTGCCCCTGGCCCCGGTGAGGTACTGGTGGAAAATCGTTTCTGCGGCATCTGCGGGACCGATCTGCACGAATACGCCTATGGCCCGATCTTCATCCCGAAGGAACCGCATCCCTTCACGGGTGCTCATGGACCGCAGATCCTCGGCCATGAATTCGGCGGCGTCGTGAAGGCGATCGGCGAAGGGGTTAGCCATGTGAAGCCGGGCGACAGGGTCTCCGTCCAGCCGCTGATCATGCCGCGCCGCGGAGACTATTATGCCGATCGTGGTCTGTTTCACCTGAGCGCCAACCTGGCACTGGCCGGCCTATCCTGGCACTCCGGCGGAATGGCGGAAGCGGCGCTGCTCAACGACTACAATGTCCAGCCCATTCCCGATGCGCTATCCGACGAAGAAGCCGCGCTGATAGAGCCGACCGCAGTCGCCGTATATGCGTGCGATCGCGGCAGCGTCACCGCCGGCAACAGCGTGCTGGTCACGGGCGCAGGACCGATCGGCATTCTCGTTGCCATGGCAGCGCGGGCGGCCGGCGCGTCGAAGATTTTTCTCTCCGATCTCAACGAGACGCGGCTTTCACTGGCGAAGGAAGCACTCCGCGAGGTCCGCACCATCAATCCCAAGATCGAAAAGGTCAGCGATGTTGTCCAGGCCGAAACCGAGGGCGGCGTTGGCTGCGATGTCGCCATCGAATGCGTCGGCAACGAACATGCGCTCAAGAACTGCGCGAGCGCGGTGCGCAAGCAGGGCGTCGTCGTGCAGACCGGCCTTCATCCAGGCGAGAACCCGCTGAACTGGTTCGACGTGACCTTCAAGGACATCGATATCCGCGGTTCCTGGGCCTATCCGACCCACTACTGGCCGCGCGTGGCGCGCCTGATCGCGAGCGGCCAAATACCGGCTCGCCGCATCGTCACCAAACATGTCTCACTGAGCGAAGCTGTTTCGGCAGGGTTCGACCAGTTGCTCGATCCCGCCGGTACGCACCTGAAAATACTGATCGACCTCAAGCGTTAG
- a CDS encoding glutathione synthetase: MRIAFLVNAIETERPSYTTTSLALAALARGHEVLYITPSDFILGPDDALMIRAAHLGDARPKKSETLLRALIAPEQQRALVNVEEVDVLFLRNDPSLDADTRPWAAHAGANFGRLAAERGTIVVNDPCGLALAQDKLYFQDFPAIVRPTTLISKDIEEIRAFIDDHSDGVIIKPLQGSGGKNVFRVGSSTESNLNQIIDAVGEVGYLIAQCYLPKASEGDTRLFLMNGRPLQRGDVYAAFRRVPAKGDVRSNIHARGTPKRAHVTKEMLAIAETLRPKLVEDGMFLVGLDIVGDKLLEINVFTPGGLQTIRELYDVDFCEDILESLENKIATRKTYQGALNNRILSTH; this comes from the coding sequence ATGCGCATCGCCTTCCTTGTCAACGCGATCGAAACCGAAAGGCCGTCCTATACGACAACATCCTTGGCGCTTGCTGCGCTTGCTCGTGGCCATGAGGTCCTCTACATCACGCCGAGTGACTTCATACTTGGGCCCGACGACGCATTGATGATCCGGGCGGCACATCTTGGCGACGCACGCCCCAAGAAGTCCGAAACACTGCTACGCGCTTTGATCGCGCCCGAACAGCAAAGAGCCCTTGTCAATGTTGAGGAGGTGGACGTTCTGTTCTTGCGGAACGATCCGTCGCTGGATGCCGATACTCGCCCCTGGGCCGCGCATGCGGGTGCAAATTTTGGTCGGCTTGCCGCAGAAAGAGGCACGATCGTCGTCAACGACCCATGTGGTCTGGCCTTGGCGCAAGACAAGCTTTACTTCCAGGATTTCCCGGCCATCGTTCGTCCGACCACTTTGATTTCCAAGGACATCGAGGAGATCAGGGCGTTTATCGACGATCATTCAGACGGCGTAATCATCAAACCGCTACAGGGATCTGGCGGCAAGAACGTTTTTCGGGTCGGAAGCAGCACCGAATCCAACCTCAATCAAATCATCGATGCGGTGGGTGAGGTCGGCTATCTCATTGCGCAATGTTACCTTCCGAAGGCGTCGGAAGGAGATACCAGATTGTTTCTCATGAACGGGCGACCTTTGCAGCGCGGCGACGTCTACGCTGCGTTCAGGCGCGTTCCCGCGAAGGGAGACGTGCGCTCCAATATTCACGCGCGTGGGACGCCAAAACGGGCGCATGTGACAAAGGAAATGCTGGCGATCGCCGAGACCTTACGCCCGAAGCTTGTCGAAGATGGCATGTTCCTGGTCGGCCTCGACATCGTCGGCGACAAGCTGCTTGAGATAAACGTGTTCACGCCCGGTGGTCTCCAGACCATTCGTGAACTCTACGACGTCGACTTCTGCGAGGACATCCTCGAGTCGCTGGAGAACAAAATTGCGACCAGGAAGACGTATCAAGGAGCGTTGAACAACCGGATCTTGTCGACCCACTAG
- the istB gene encoding IS21-like element helper ATPase IstB produces the protein MVMAVDHDTLIGWLSRLKLTAIRDQLDNLLDEASRADLTIRETLAFLCEREIARKDERRIIMAMKIAHFPHARDLEGFDFEAQPSVDPQQIRELATARWVANGDALLLLGPPGVGKSHLAIALGREVIRQNYTVLFTTAQALVATLVRAHGEGRLEERLGFLAKPKLLIIDELGYLPLEPNAAHLFFQLVSRRYERGAMLVTSNRSVGEWGTVFGDPVVATAILDRLLHHSHVITIRGDSYRLREKRRSGLLQKSTTAAGMESN, from the coding sequence ATGGTGATGGCAGTTGATCACGACACGCTGATCGGCTGGCTGAGCCGGCTGAAGCTCACCGCCATCCGCGACCAGCTCGACAACCTTCTTGACGAAGCCTCGCGCGCGGATCTCACCATTCGCGAGACGCTCGCATTCCTGTGCGAACGCGAGATTGCAAGGAAGGACGAGAGACGCATCATCATGGCGATGAAGATCGCGCATTTCCCGCATGCACGAGATCTCGAGGGATTTGATTTCGAGGCGCAGCCCAGTGTCGATCCGCAACAGATACGAGAACTCGCCACCGCCCGTTGGGTGGCAAATGGTGATGCCTTGCTGCTGCTCGGTCCACCTGGCGTTGGGAAGTCCCATCTCGCGATTGCGCTTGGAAGAGAGGTCATCCGTCAAAACTACACGGTGTTGTTCACAACGGCGCAGGCATTGGTCGCAACGCTCGTGAGAGCACATGGCGAAGGACGCCTGGAAGAACGACTTGGGTTTCTCGCCAAGCCCAAGCTGCTCATCATCGACGAGCTTGGCTATCTTCCACTCGAGCCCAATGCAGCCCACTTATTTTTCCAGCTCGTATCGAGGCGCTACGAGCGGGGTGCAATGCTCGTCACCTCCAACCGCAGTGTCGGAGAATGGGGAACAGTGTTCGGCGACCCCGTCGTGGCAACTGCTATCCTTGATCGGTTGCTGCATCACAGCCACGTCATCACAATCCGTGGCGACAGCTACAGGCTACGAGAAAAGCGCCGTAGCGGGCTTCTACAGAAGTCCACGACGGCAGCCGGTATGGAGAGTAACTAA